In the genome of Ctenopharyngodon idella isolate HZGC_01 chromosome 19, HZGC01, whole genome shotgun sequence, one region contains:
- the clk2a gene encoding dual specificity protein kinase CLK2 isoform X1: MPHSRRYPSSERASHSSYQDRYRDRDRERGRKPRHRRSPTFSSSSERERRGRGHRQDAGYARSRSYDNRSSDRRPYDRHYGESHRRLDHSRERDRDRDREHRTPSNYYSRDASPSYDFRRGRDRDREDSYRRKGSRRKHKRRRRRTRSYSPSSSRSDSGTRALCVRDDEEGHLICRSGDVLQERYEIVSTLGEGTFGRVMQCIDHRRGGAHVALKIIKNVEKYKEAARLEINVLERINEKDPENKNLCVQMFDWFDYHGHMCISFELLALSTFDFLKENNYLPYSISQVRHMAYQICLAVKFLHENKLTHTDLKPENILFVNSDFTITYNVEKKRDERTVKSTAVRVVDFGSATFDHEHHSTIVSTRHYRAPEVILELGWSQPCDVWSIGCILFEYYLGFTLFQTHDNREHLAMMERILGPVPSRMIRKTRKQKYFYRGRLDWDENSSAGRYVRENCKPLRRYLLSEAEEHHQLFDLIEAMLEYEPTKRLTLAAALRHPFFQSTISSADQNAGKSWEGNRDISR; the protein is encoded by the exons ATGCCACACTCCAGACGGTACCCGTCCTCGGAGAGGGCCAGCCACAGCAGCTACCAAGATCGGTATAGGGACAGAGACAGAGAGCGAGGAAGAAAACCTCGGCATCGTCGTTCGCCGACATTCTCCTCCAGCAGTGAACGTGAGAGGAGAGGGAGAGGACACAGGCAGGATGCCGGCTATGCCCGATCCAGGAG CTACGACAACCGCTCTTCAGATCGCAGGCCATACGACAGACACTACGGCGAGAGCCATCGGCGCCTGGACCACAGCCGGGAACGGGACCGGGATCGCGACAGGGAACACAGGACGCCGAGCAACTACTACTCCCGCGACGCCTCGCCCAGCTACGACTTCCGACGGGGTCGTGATCGGGACCGCGAGGACTCGTACCGGAGGAAAGGCAGCAGGCGTAAGCACAAACGAAGGCGGCGTAGAACCAGGTCCTATAGCCCATCCTCCTCG CGGAGTGACAGCGGGACACGGGCACTGTGTGTGAGGGACGACGAGGAGGGTCACCTGATCTGTCGGAGTGGCGACGTCCTGCAAGAGAGAT ATGAGATTGTCAGCACTTTGGGCGAGGGCACCTTCGGGAGGGTGATGCAATGTATTGATCATCGCAG GGGTGGAGCACATGTCGCTCTGAAGATCATCAAAAATGTGGAAAAGTACAAAGAGGCTGCCCGGCTGGAGATCAACGTCCTGGAAAGAATCAATGAAAAGGATCCTGAGAATAAGAA TCTGTGTGTGCAGATGTTTGACTGGTTCGACTATCATGGCCATATGTGTATCAGTTTTGAGCTCTTGGCTCTCAGTACTTTTGATTTCCTCAAAGAAAACAATTACCTGCCCTACTCCATCAGCCAAGTGCGTCATATGGCCTACCAGATCTGCCTGGCTGTCAAAT TTTtgcatgaaaacaaactgacCCACACAGATCTGAAACCAGAGAACATTCTCTTTGTCAACTCTGACTTCACAATCACATACAATGTGGAGAAG AAGCGAGACGAACGTACTGTGAAGAGCACAGCAGTGAGGGTGGTGGATTTTGGTAGTGCTACATTTGACCACGAGCACCACAGCACCATCGTTTCTACCAGGCATTACAGAGCACCTGAAGTTATTCTAG AATTAGGCTGGAGTCAGCCGTGTGACGTGTGGAGTATAGGCTGCATCCTCTTCGAGTACTACCTCGGCTTTACACTCTTCCAG ACTCATGATAATCGGGAGCATTTAGCCATGATGGAGAGAATTTTGGGCCCTGTTCCTTCCCGAATGATTCGCAAGACTAG GAAACAGAAATACTTTTATCGTGGACGCCTGGACTGGGACGAGAACTCTTCAGCAGGAAGATATGTCAGAGAAAACTGCAAACCTTTACGG agATATCTTCTATCTGAAGCTGAAGAGCATCATCAGCTGTTCGATCTGATCGAGGCCATGCTGGAGTATGAGCCGACGAAGCGTCTCACTCTTGCTGCGGCCCTGAGGCATCCTTTCTTTCAGAGCACTATCAGCAGCGCTGACCAGAACGCCGGCAAGAGCTGGGAGGGAAACCGTGACATCAGTCGGTGA
- the clk2a gene encoding dual specificity protein kinase CLK2 isoform X2: MQCIDHRRGGAHVALKIIKNVEKYKEAARLEINVLERINEKDPENKNLCVQMFDWFDYHGHMCISFELLALSTFDFLKENNYLPYSISQVRHMAYQICLAVKFLHENKLTHTDLKPENILFVNSDFTITYNVEKKRDERTVKSTAVRVVDFGSATFDHEHHSTIVSTRHYRAPEVILELGWSQPCDVWSIGCILFEYYLGFTLFQTHDNREHLAMMERILGPVPSRMIRKTRKQKYFYRGRLDWDENSSAGRYVRENCKPLRRYLLSEAEEHHQLFDLIEAMLEYEPTKRLTLAAALRHPFFQSTISSADQNAGKSWEGNRDISR; this comes from the exons ATGCAATGTATTGATCATCGCAG GGGTGGAGCACATGTCGCTCTGAAGATCATCAAAAATGTGGAAAAGTACAAAGAGGCTGCCCGGCTGGAGATCAACGTCCTGGAAAGAATCAATGAAAAGGATCCTGAGAATAAGAA TCTGTGTGTGCAGATGTTTGACTGGTTCGACTATCATGGCCATATGTGTATCAGTTTTGAGCTCTTGGCTCTCAGTACTTTTGATTTCCTCAAAGAAAACAATTACCTGCCCTACTCCATCAGCCAAGTGCGTCATATGGCCTACCAGATCTGCCTGGCTGTCAAAT TTTtgcatgaaaacaaactgacCCACACAGATCTGAAACCAGAGAACATTCTCTTTGTCAACTCTGACTTCACAATCACATACAATGTGGAGAAG AAGCGAGACGAACGTACTGTGAAGAGCACAGCAGTGAGGGTGGTGGATTTTGGTAGTGCTACATTTGACCACGAGCACCACAGCACCATCGTTTCTACCAGGCATTACAGAGCACCTGAAGTTATTCTAG AATTAGGCTGGAGTCAGCCGTGTGACGTGTGGAGTATAGGCTGCATCCTCTTCGAGTACTACCTCGGCTTTACACTCTTCCAG ACTCATGATAATCGGGAGCATTTAGCCATGATGGAGAGAATTTTGGGCCCTGTTCCTTCCCGAATGATTCGCAAGACTAG GAAACAGAAATACTTTTATCGTGGACGCCTGGACTGGGACGAGAACTCTTCAGCAGGAAGATATGTCAGAGAAAACTGCAAACCTTTACGG agATATCTTCTATCTGAAGCTGAAGAGCATCATCAGCTGTTCGATCTGATCGAGGCCATGCTGGAGTATGAGCCGACGAAGCGTCTCACTCTTGCTGCGGCCCTGAGGCATCCTTTCTTTCAGAGCACTATCAGCAGCGCTGACCAGAACGCCGGCAAGAGCTGGGAGGGAAACCGTGACATCAGTCGGTGA